One Glycine soja cultivar W05 chromosome 2, ASM419377v2, whole genome shotgun sequence genomic region harbors:
- the LOC114400695 gene encoding probable inactive receptor kinase At5g10020 isoform X2, translating to MLGLRATRKGMQAIWFMLSLLVAIALGNSDIDALLEFKKSIQNDPSGLVVNSWDSRSLDSDGCPKNWYGIVCSEGSVLSITLDNAGLVGELNFLAINGLTMLRNLSAVNNQFTGDLLHIATIESLEYLDLSLNKFNGPLLSNFVQLRKLVYLNLSSNELGGTLPVDFHKLEQLKYLDLHMNNFFGDIMHIFYPMGSVLYVDLSSNRFSGTPDLGLADESFLSSIQYLNISHNSLSGELFVHDGMPYLDNLEVFDASNNQLEGNIPSFTFVVSLRILRLACNQLTGLLPEALLKESSMMLSELDLSQNKLEGPIGIITSVTLRKLNLSSNKLYGPLPLRVGHCSIIDLSNNTLSGNFSRIRYWGNYVEVVQLSSNSLGGMLPNETSQFLRLTSLKVSNNSLEGFLPPILGTYPELEEIDLSLNQLSGFLLPSFFTSTKLINLDLSNNKFSGSILIQFQPPNNPIVSAENCSLVFLDLSHNNLSGTLPSNMSRLHNLAYLNLCNNQLVGTIPDDLPDELRVLNVSFNNLSGVVPESLKQFPDSAFHPGNTMLVFPHLQPSPKDTSNLGLREHRLQKKSATRIALIACLVAGGFVMAFVGIIIYYKVHHEKERTSKQNEARGITQESTFTSNIEEPYRNLEALPPAQSGSSDDARNIHPVGKKPIDLGPSELGKNEEGTSTPMSILSPSNPSSSKSYQFENPGSLKVSSPDKLVGDLHIFDGSLALTAEELSCAPAEVIGRSCHGTLYKATLDSGHELAVKWLREGITKGKKELAREIKKLGTIKHPNLVSVQGYYLGPKEHEKLIISNYMNAQSLDIYLHDKGNLHPLSLDERLRVAVEVAQCLHFLHDEKAIPHGNLKSTNILLETPNRNVLLTDYTLHRILTAAGTAEQVLNAGALGYRPPEFARSSKPCPSLTSDVYAFGVILLELLTGRNSGEIVSGIPGVVDLIDWVRFLAEQNRSSQCFDRSLVDKNNGERPSKILDDMLKVALRCILPASDRPDLKTVFGDLSTISSPQAL from the exons ATGCTTGGATTAAGAGCTACTAGGAAAGGCATGCAGGCTATCTGGTTCATGCTATCGTTATTGGTGGCTATTGCATTGGGGAATTCAGATATTGATGCTCTCCTTGAATTCAAGAAGAGTATTCAGAATGACCCTTCTGGATTAGTAGTTAATTCTTGGGATTCCAGGTCTTTAGATTCCGATGGTTGTCCTAAGAACTGGTATGGGATAGTGTGTAGTGAAGGCAGTGTTTTATCAATCACTCTGGACAATGCTGGTTTGGTTGGTGAACTTAATTTTCTTGCGATTAATGGCCTTACAATGCTTCGCAATTTGTCAGCTGTCAACAACCAGTTCACAGGAGATCTCTTACACATTGCCACAATAGAGTCACTTGAATATCTTGATTTATCCCTCAACAAGTTTAATGGGCCGTTACTCTCTAACTTCGTTCAGTTGCGCAAGTTAGTATATCTGAATCTTTCTTCAAATGAACTTGGAGGTACTCTTCCTGTTGACTTTCACAAACTTGAGCAGTTGAAGTATTTAGATTTGCACATGAATAACTTCTTTGGGGATATTATGCATATATTTTATCCGATGGGCAGTGTGCTATATGTTGACTTAAGCAGCAATAGGTTTTCTGGTACACCGGATTTGGGACTTGCAGATGAGTCATTTCTCTCTTCAATTCAGTATTTAAATATTAGCCATAATTCCTTGAGTGGTGAGTTATTTGTTCATGATGGTATGCCATACCTTGACAATTTAGAGGTCTTTGATGCTAGTAATAATCAGTTAGAGGGCAATATACCTTCCTTCACGTTTGTGGTATCTCTTCGGATTCTTCGACTTGCATGCAACCAGTTGACTGGTTTACTGCCCGAAGCTCTATTGAAGGAAAGTTCAATGATGTTGTCTGAACTGGATCTTAGTCAAAACAAGCTTGAAG GTCCCATTGGAATTATTACCTCGGTGACTCTGAGGAAGCTTAATTTATCTTCAAACAAATTGTATGGCCCCTTACCTCTCAGGGTAGGCCACTGTTCCATCATAGATTTGAGTAACAACACACTATCAGGTAATTTCTCAAGGATCCGGTATTGGGGTAACTATGTGGAAGTTGTTCAGCTAAGTAGCAACTCATTGGGAGGAATGCTACCAAATGAAACTTCTCAATTTTTAAGGTTAACTTCACTTAAGGTATCCAATAACTCATTGGAGGGCTTTCTCCCACCAATTTTGGGAACATATCCAGAACTAGAAGAGATTGATCTTAGCCTCAACCAGCTCTCTGGGTTCCTCCTGCCAAGCTTTTTCACCTCAACCAAATTGATTAATCTTGATCTCTCCAACAATAAATTTTCTGGATCAATTCTTATTCAATTTCAACCTCCAAATAATCCAATAGTTTCTGCTGAAAATTGTAGTCTGGTGTTTCTTGATCTTTCACACAACAACTTGAGTGGGACTCTTCCTTCAAATATGAGTAGGCTTCACAATTTGGCATATCTCAATCTATGCAACAACCAATTGGTAGGTACTATTCCTGATGACCTTCCAGATGAGTTGAGAGTATTGAATGTATCCTTTAATAATCTTTCTGGTGTTGTACCAGAAAGCTTAAAGCAGTTTCCCGACTCTGCATTTCATCCAGGAAATACTATGCTGGTATTTCCACATTTGCAACCATCACCAAAAGATACTTCCAACCTAGGTTTGAGGGAACATCGGTTACAAAAAAAGTCTGCAACTAGGATTGCCCTGATTGCATGTTTGGTTGCTGGTGGTTTTGTGATGGCTTTTGTgggtataataatttattataaggtTCATCATGAAAAAGAAAGGACTTCTAAACAAAATGAAGCAAGGGGCATCACCCAAGAGAGTACTTTCACATCAAATATAGAGGAACCTTATAGAAATTTGGAAGCATTACCACCTGCTCAAAGTGGGTCTTCTGATGATGCAAGAAACATTCATCCAGTGGGAAAGAAGCCAATAGATCTTGGCCCTTCTGAATTAGGTAAGAACGAGGAAGGAACATCTACCCCAATGTCTATTTTGTCTCCTTCAAATCCTTCATCTTCAAAAAGCTATCAGTTTGAGAATCCTGGTTCCCTCAAAGTCTCCTCTCCAGATAAACTGGTTGGAGACTTGCATATATTTGATGGATCCTTGGCGCTAACTGCGGAAGAACTTTCATGTGCTCCAGCAGAAGTTATTGGCAGGAGCTGTCATGGAACACTCTACAAAGCTACACTTGATTCTGGTCATGAATTGGCTGTCAAATGGTTAAGAGAAGGAATAACTAAAGGAAAAAAGGAGTTGGCTAGGGAAATAAAGAAACTTGGGACTATCAAGCATCCAAACCTGGTTTCTGTTCAGGGTTACTACTTGGGGCCAAAGGAACATGAGAAACTGATTATATCAAATTACATGAATGCACAATCTTTGGATATTTATCTCCATG ATAAAGGAAATCTCCATCCTTTGTCTCTTGATGAAAGGCTCAGGGTGGCTGTAGAGGTGGCACAATGTCTGCATTTCTTACACGATGAGAAAGCCATACCTCATGGCAATCTCAAATCCACAAACATTTTGCTAGAAACTCCCAACAGAAATGTTCTCCTCACTGACTACACCCTGCACAGGATACTCACTGCAGCTGGTACTGCTGAGCAAGTTCTGAATGCCGGTGCACTCGGCTATCGGCCTCCCGAGTTTGCTAGATCAAGCAAACCATGCCCTTCCTTGACAAGTGATGTCTATGCATTTGGAGTGATCTTGTTAGAGCTCCTAACAGGAAGAAATTCTGGAGAAATAGTTTCTGGGATTCCAGGGGTGGTTGACCTCATTGACTGGGTGAGGTTCTTAGCCGAACAAAACCGTTCTAGCCAGTGCTTTGATAGGTCTCTAGTGGACAAGAACAATGGGGAAAGACCATCTAAAATTCTTGATGACATGCTAAAGGTGGCTCTTAGATGCATCCTTCCAGCATCTGATAGGCCTGACCTGAAAACTGTCTTTGGTGATCTCTCAACAATAAG CTCTCCACAGGCATTATAA